GACCACCTCAACAATGGCCTGCTGAAACTGCGGATGCGCCTTGCCCATCACCTTGATCGGGAAGTCACACGGAAACTGCAACAGCGATTCGTTGGATGAGTTCATGACAGCCTTCCTTCGATTATGACAGCGTTTTTTCACTCCCCGGTTTTATGCGGCGCCCCCGCGCGGGGTGCGCCGACCTCGGCGGCCAATCGCCTGACCCTCAGCTTACTTCTTGTTGGCCAGCATCAGCAGCGACGAGTCCCACAAACGTCCGAAGATGCCGGCCTGCGGCACGGCCTGCAGCGCCACAGCCGGGAACTGTGTCAGTACCTTGCCGTCGGCGACGACCTTCACCGTGCCCACCACCTGCCCGTCGGCGATCGGGCCAACCAGCGGACCATGGCGCTCGAGCACCGGCTTGATCTTGTCGCCCACCCCCTTCGGAACCGTGATGTACTGGTCGCTCTTGACGCCGACCGGCACCGCGTTCTGCAAGCCCTTGTACACGCGCGGTGAATCGATGACCTGGTTGGCCTTGTACAGGCGCACCGTGTCATACGCCGTGTAGCCGTAGTTCAGCATCTTCAGGCTGTCCTGCGTGCGATCGTGCTCCTTGGGCTCGCCCATCATCACGCTCACCAGCCGGCGCGACGCGTCCGGCACCCCCGGCAGCGGCCGTTTCGCGCTGGCGATCAGGCAGTAGCCGGCCGCCTTCGTATGGCCAGTCTTGAGCCCGTCCACGGTCGGGTCAATCCACAGCAGCCGGTTGCGATTCAGCTGCTTGATCTTGTTGTACGTGAAATCCTTGACCGCGAAAATCGAATAATACTCAGGATAGTCACGAATCAAGTGCGCCGACAGCACGGCCAGGTCGGCCGCGCTCGTGTAGTGCTGGGGATTGGGCATGCCATTCACGTCGGCGTAATGCGTGTTCTTCATGCCCAGCTTCTGCGCCGCCTCGTTCATCATTTGCACGAAGTGCGCTTCGCTGCCGCCAACAAGCTCGGCCAGCGCGATCGCCGCGTCGTTGCCCGACTGTACGATCATCCCGTACACCAGATCGTGCACGGTCACCGGCTTATTCGCCTCGATGAACATGCGCGACTCGTCCGTGCCCACACGACGCACCGCCTCGCCCGGCATCACGGTCTGGTCCATCGAGATCTTCTTGGTCTTCAACGCATCGAACACCAGGTATGAGGTCATCAACTTGGTCAGTGAAGCGGGCTCGACCCGCTCGTCGGCGTTGGCCGACGCAAGCGTCTGCGCGCTGCTGGCATCGACGAGCACCCACGAGCGTGCATTGACGGCCGGAGGCGGCACTTGTGCGAGCGCGTCGGCGGGAACGATGAGAGCGGAAGCAGCGAGTGCGGCAGGCAGCACGCACGCGAGCGTTGCCGCGCGGGCGGCAACGCTTGGGACAAAGGTCAAACGCATAGCAATCGAATCGACGTTAAACGGGGGAGTTCGGGAAGCGGCCCGCTACGGCGGCCCGCGGCGCAAGCCGATTGGACTGACGAGCGAGCCAAGCGTTCGTGTCCACGCGGCGAACCAGCATGGCTCGGCACGGGTAATGCGCGAACCGCCTGTGCGGCGGCAGCGGCGCGGCACCCATTATACGCGCCAGCGCTCGGCGATCACCCGCTTTAGGATATGCAGCTTGCGATGGAAAAAATGCTCGGCCCCCGGGATCACCACGACCGGCAGTTCCTGCGGCCGCGCCCAGTCGTAGACCGACGCAAGCGGCACCGTATCGTCGAGTTCACCGTGAATCACGATGGTGTCGAGCGGCACGTCGGCGACCTGCCAACGGCTTGCCGCGGTGCCGACGAATACCATGCGCTCGATCGCGTCACCGCGTTCGCGCAGTCGCCGCGCCACGTGTGACAGCACAAATGTACCGAACGAGAAACCCGCCAGCACCAGCGGCACCCCGGCCAGCCCCGGCAGCGTGCGCGCGTGGTCGATTACCGCAATCAGGTCATCCTGCTCGCCGCGCCCATCATCATGCTCGCCTTCGGTGGCACCGACGCCGCGGAAGTTCGATCGCACCGCCACGTAGCCAAGTTGCACCAACGTGCGCGCCAGCGTCTGCGCGACCTTATTGTCCAACGAGCCGCCGAACAGCGGATGTGGGTGCGCGACCAACGCTAGCCCGCGTGGCTCGCCCCCCGCGCCGCCACGATCCGGACGATCGATCGCAATCTCGATCTTGCCAACCGGACCGTCGATCCGATACTTCTGCGTTTGCGCGTTCATCCGGTCACGCCCCGCCGCGCGGCGCATCGACCAGCAGGCGCTCGACGATCCGGCCGCCAACCAAATGCGAATCGATGATCTCGTCGATATCTGCTTCGTCGACATAGGTGTACCACGTCGCATCGGGGTACACGACCAGCACAGGACCGAGCTCGCAGCGGTCCAGGCACCCGGCCTTGTTGATGCGCACCTTGCCCTCGCCGGCAAGGCCCAGCGCCTTGATACGCCGTTTCGCGTATTCCTGCATCGCTTGCGCACCGCAGTTTGCGCAACTCGGGCGCTCGCCGGGATCGCGCTGGTTCAAGCAGAAGAAAACGTGGTGCTGATAAAAAGAAGTCATTGGAAAGCGGTCCCGCCATCGGCATTAAGTCGATTATAACGACGGGGCAACCGGCACGCCGTGCGCCCCGTCGCTCAGCGCAAGCGCCGGCTGACTGGCCAGCCAGTCAGCCAGTTGCGACAGCGCAACGTCACTGGCCTGCGCGAGCGCGCGCACGCCGCCGCTCGCATCGGCGGACGACGCCGGCGCATCGGCGCCGAACGTCGCCTGCGTGAACTGTCTGCCCCGCCGCAGCAACGTCGCACGCAACGCGACGACGCCGCGGCTCGCGCCGGGCTTGTCGAAGATCTGCTCGAACTCTAGTAACTCGACCCTCAACACCGGTGCCGACACCGGGTCGCCGGGCGAGACCACCGCGCCGCGTGCGCCGAGCAGCACGCGCAAACGTTGCGTCAGCAACTGTGCCGGCGTCGCGACCCAGCGGCTGGACGCGTAAGTGCGCGGCTGCTGCGCGTGCGCATAGGCGAGTCGGTAGACGATGCCGTCCGAATCCAGGCTCGCCGGTGCGCCCATGTCGACCAGCTTAAACGGACCGAACGCCGGCGCCGCAGCGCCGGCGCGAGGTGCCACCCCGTTCGGGCTCATAGGACCGGAGTGCACCGCAATGGCCGGCGCGCCGAGATCGTAGCGATGGGCCGCCGGCGACGCGCGGTGTCCGGCCGTGCCGCATCCGCCGAACGTGAACACGCCCAGCAACACCACAAGCGAACCCATAATACGTGATGACATCGATAATCCTCGTCGAATAGACGTTTGCCGTGCAGGGCGGCAACGTGCGCGCGTCAGCGCGGGGAGCCGGATGACCACGAGAAGCCCGGCTCGCCGGGCCCCGGCTCGGGCGACGGTGCACCGAACAGCAGTGCACGCGGATTCGCGTTGATCGCGCCTGCCGCGCTGTGGACCGACCGCATGGCCTGCCTGACGTCGTCGGCCAGCGAATTCACGCGGGGCAACGTCTCGTAGCCGACTCGCGCGGTCAGCTCCTGCATCGACGTATCAAGCTGCGCCAATGCCACACCCGCCTGCTCGGCCGCCTGACCGACCCGGTTCAGATTGGCTGCAACTGGTCCATTGGGATTGGACAGGCTGGTCGCCAGCACGTTGACTGAGCCCATCGTCCGATTCAGCTCGTCGATCGTGTCCGGCAACTTGCGTGTCACTGGCTCCAGGTGCTGCGTAAGCGCAGCCACGCCGCTGGCCGCATCCTGAATGCTGCGCGCGGTGGCCAAGTATTGCCGGCGGTTCGGCTCGTCGGTCATCTGCTGCAGATTGACCGCAATTTTCTCCATCTGATTGAGCAACGCCACGCCACGCCGCTGCAAATCATCGAACAAGCCAGGCCGCATCGGGATCTGTGCGACGTTCTCGTCGGACGAGATCAGGGGGTGCAGATCGTCGCCGGTATCATCCAGCTGGATAAAGCCCAGCCCGGTCACGCCTTGCAAGCCGAGCGACGCGAAGCTCGAGTGGGTCAGCGGCACGCGCTTGTCCACAAGGATCCGGATTACGATCCGGCCAGGGCGGTGCGTGTCGAAGTGAATGTTCTGCACGTTGCCGACCGCCAGTCCGCGATAGCGCACCGCCGCGTCGGCGCGCAGACCGGTTACATTCGTCGTGGCAACCAGGTCATACGGGACGCGCTCGGTGCGATCCATGCTGAACCACGCGATTGTCAGCGCGATCGCCACCAACAGCACGATCGTAAACAGCCCAGCCCAGAATGCATGTGACTTATTTTCCATCTCAGCTTCCCTCAACGCCGACGCCCGGTCGGCGATGCTCGCTGCGATGCCCGCGCCGGACTGCGTGCTCGACTTCAAGCAATGCGTCGTCGGGTATCGGCTCGAGCGCGGCCGCCGGCAGCTTGGCACGGCGCGACGCTGGCAGCGCCTGCAGTGCGCGGCGGCCGCGCATGCCCAAAAAATACTCGCGGATGAACGGGTGGTCGACGCCGGCGACCTGCTCGAGTGGCGCCGCGACGATCACCTTGCGATCGGCCAGCACCGCCACGCGCGTGGACAATGACACTATCGTGTCCAGGTCGTGCGTAACCATCACCACCGTCAGGCCGAGTGCACGATGCAGCGTCGCAATCAGCTTGACGAACTCCTCTGACGCCTGAGGATCCAAACCGGCAGTCGGCTCGTCCAGAAACAGCAGCTCCGGCTCCAAAGCCAACGCGCGCGCGATACCCACGCGCTTAACCATCCCACCGGACAGCGCGGCCGGCACCTTGGTCGCGTGCCGGCCCGACAGCCCGACCATTTCGAGCTTCAGCATGACGATATCCGACAATAGCGCCGGCGGGATCTTGCCCAGTTCGCGCAATGGCTGCGCGATGTTATCGAATACCGTCATCGCGGAAAACAGCGCGCCATGCTGGAATAACATGCCCGAACGGTTACGCAGCAATTGGGCCGTGCGCGCGCTCATCGTCGCGGTATCCTCGCCGAAGATGCGGATCGTGCCCGAGCTCGGCACCTCGAGGCCGAGAATCTGCCGGATCAACGTCGTCTTGCCGGAGCCGGAACCACCGACCAGCGACACGATCTCGCCGCGCCGCACGTCCAGGTCCAGATGCTCGTGGATCACCGTGCGACCATAGCGCTTGGTCAGATCGGCTACCTCGATGACAGGCTCGGCCACCGGCGGCGCACCGTGGGCGAGGGCCACCGAGGTCAGCGCGTGCGGTTGGGTCATCGGCGCCTCACAACAATCCGATCCGTTGGAACATGATCGCGAACACCGCGTCGGCCAGCATCACGACCGTGATGGAGGACACAACCGACGTGGTCGTTCCTTCGCCCAAGCTTTGCGAATTGGGCTTGATGCGCAAGCCGAAGTGGCAGCCGACCAGCGCGATTAGCATGCCGAACGCCACACCCTTGCCCAGGCCGAGGTACAGGTTCGCCACCGGCACCACGCTTGGCAACGACCGGATAAAGAAGCTCATATCAATATTGAGCACCAGTTGCGCGGCCAGCATCCCACCGGCCAGCGCGATGGCGTCGGTCCAGATCACGAGCAACGGCATCGCGACACCCAGCGCGATCACCCGCGGCAAAATCAACCGCAGCCCATGCGAGATCCCCATGACGCGCATCGCGTCCAATTCCTCGGTCACGCGCATCACGCCCAATTGCGCGGTGATCGCCGAGCCGGAGCGGCCGGCCACGAGAATCGCCGCAAGCACCGGGCCAAGCTCCCGAATGATCGACAGCCCGAGAATGTTGACGATGTATGCGTTCGCGCCGAACAACCTCAGTTGCTGCGCGGATAGATACGACAGTACGATGCCGATCAGGAAGGCGACCAGCGCGGTGATCGGCAGCGCCTGCGCGCCGGCCGCGTAGACGTTTGCGGAAATCTCGCTCCACGGGATCCGACGTGGGTCGCGCAGCAACCTGCCGCAGTCAATCACCAGACCACCGAGCAGTGTGATGCCGTCGCGCAAGTGCCCGGCGAAACCGAACACCGCAAGACCCAGCCGCGTGATGGGATCGATTGCCGCCGCCGGCTCGGCAGGCTCGCGCGTTGCATCAAGCAGCGCGATCCGCTCAAAGATCTCGCGCTGCGTATCGGTCAGGCTGAGGCCGCACGGCAAGTGCCGTCCCCAGATCTGCCACAGCGCCTGTGCGCCAACATGGTCTAGCCGCTGGATTGGCGACAGGTCCCACAGCGTGTCGGCCCGGGCCGCCGCGTCGCGCAGCGTGCGCAGCTTGGCCGCGATGCCGCCGCGCCGCTGGTCCAGTGCCAGCGAGAGCGCGGTCCATTGGCCGCCCAGACGAATCGCCATACCCGACGGCACGGACCGGTCCTGGCTCGTTTTCACGGCATCGACAGTGAGCAACGGCGGCGTCTCGAAATCCAAAGCGGGCACGGCATAGGGTCAACGTAGCGTCATTGTATCGAAAGGCGCGGCACGGCCTCGCTACAATAGCAAGATGTTCGATCATTCTTTCCCCCTTGATCCGCCCGACATCCCGGGCAAGGCCGCCGCCGGCGGCGATCCGCGGCCGGCGGCGGCCCGCCGCATCGAACGCGAGCGGCTCCTCGAGTTGCTCGATCCACGGCCTTCGCGCTGGGCGCTTGAGGTGGTCTACGAGACCGGCTCGACCAACGCGGATCTCGCCGCGCGGCTGAAGCAAGTACGCGGCGTGCCGTTCGAGCCGAGCGTGCGCGTTGCTTATTCACAAACGGCGGGACGAGGACGGCGCGGCCGGCCGTGGTTGGCCACCCCGGGCAATGCGCTGCTGTTCTCGCTCAGCTACTTGATGCCGCGCGCGCCGAACCAGCTCGCCGGGCTGAGCCTGGCGCTCGGCGCGACGATCGTGGACGGGCTGCGCACCCTGCCGCTGGATGACAACGGACGGCTCTCGCTCAAGTGGCCAAACGACATCCTGTTAGACGGCGCGAAGCTGGCCGGCGTGCTCGTGGAAACCGTATGGAGCACGCGCGACGCCACCGCGCTGGTAATCGGCGTGGGACTGAATGTCAGTAGCACCGATGAGTTGGAGCAGCAAATCGCGTCGTTGCATGAAACGCTGCACGCCACGCTGCCGACTGTGCCTGGCGCACTATCCCACGCGTGGCCGCACGCTGCGCTCACCCCCGTGCTCGGTGCGGTGCTCAATGCACTGGCAGTCGGGCTGGAGCGCTTCGGCCGGCATGGCTTCGAGCCGTTCCGAGACACCTGGGTCGCCCAGCATGCGTATGCGGGCCAGGAAGTGGTGGTCCTGGAGCAAGGTGACGAGATGGCACGCGGCATCGCGTACGGCGTTGACGAACAAGGACAACTGCTGATACGCACACCACAAGCAATCCGGGCGATCGCCACGGGCGACGTGTCGCTGCGGCTTGCCGCAAGCGTTGATGCGCCGGCGCGGCCGGCCGCCAACGGACGCGTGCATGAACAGCCGCACAACGACGACGCATAAGCCGCCATGATCGATCCTGACCTTACCGGCACGGCCGGCCGCCACCGCCTAGTGATCGACGCGGGCAACAGCCGCACTAAATGGGCGCTGGTGCACGCCGATGGCGGTCTGCGGCAACTCGGCGCGTTCTCGCATGAAAACCCGCTGGACGACGCGCAGGGCGACGTGGTCGCACGCACGGCGGAACTGCAGTGGGACGACTTGCCGACGCCAGCCGATATCTGGATCTCCAACGTTGCGGGCCAGCACGTCGCCGCGCGCCTGTCGGCGATGCTGGATGCGCGCTGGCCCGGTATCGCACGCACGACCATCGTATCGCGCCACTCGCAGTGCGGGGTGACAAACGGATATGGCGAGCCGGCACAACTCGGCACCGATCGCTGGGCCGGCATGATCGGTGCACATGCGGCCTACCCACGTGAGCATCTGCTGATCGTCACGCTCGGTACTGCGACGACGATCGAAGCACTGCGCGCCGACGGCATCTTTGTCGGTGGCTTGATTGCACCGGGATGGTCGTTGATGATGCGCTCGCTCGGCGAGCATACCGCGCAGTTGCCAACACTGACGCCGGCCAGCGCACGCTCCGCGCTGGCCGGCAAGCCGGGCCTGACGTTCGGCACCGACACGCCCGCGTCACTGTGCGCCGGATGTGCGCTCGCGCAAACTGGCCTGATTGAGCATGCTTATCTAACATGGCGTGCCGAGCTCGGCGGCGCGCCGGTACGCATGGTGCTTGGCGGCGGCGCCGCCGACGCGTTGGCGCCGGCGCTGACCGTGCCGCACACGCGGCACGATCATTTGATCCTGTCTGGGCTCGCGCTGATTGCGCAGGACGAGGTGGCAACGCTCAGGCACAGCGCCTGACGTCGCGACCTTCTATGCAAGCACAGAGAATCGCCGATGCTGCGCACGTTGATTGCAGGATGCCACAGCCCCCGTCACAGCTAATGATCGGCGGGCCAATCCGACATTCGAAGCTGGCCGTCTGCGCGCTCGGCCCGTGATCAGCGGGCGCGTACGCGCTGTAGCAGCTTCGTCGTCGAGCGGTCGTGCTCGAACGGAATCGCCAGTGCGCGGCCACCCCAACTGCGCACCAGTGCCGATTCTGGCAGCTTGTCCATGTCGTAGTCGCCCCCCTTGACCAGGATGTCCGGGTGCAACGCGCGAATCAACTCGATCGGCGTCGCCTCGTCGAACATCACGACGTAATCGACGCTTTCCAGCGCGGCAAGCAACGCCATGCGGTCCGCTTGCGCATTGATCGGGCGATCGTCGCCCTTGCCAAGTTGCCGCACCGACGCGTCGCTGTTGACGCCGACCACCAGGCACGCGCCTAACGCGCGGGCGTCGTCCAGATACGTCACATGCCCGCGATGCAGGATATCGAACACACCATTGGTGAACACGACCGGCGCGCCGAGCGAGGCGCGGCGCGCGAGCAAGGTCTGCCACTCGACAATCTTGCGCTCGAACGAAGCCAGCATCGGTCTACGCCGGCTGTTCTGCGCCGCCCACGTCGGTATCGCGCTGCAGTCGCGCCGTTAACTCCTTGCGGTAACGGTTCAACTCCTGCGCCGTCGTGAACGTGCGCTCGAACAGTAGCGACAGGTTGTGCAGGATCCGCTCAATCACCTTCTTTTCCCACGTGTCGTCGAATCGGATCTGTTCGTCCAGCCAGCGCTCGAGCCATTCCGGGTCGGGCAGTCGCGATTGCACAGTGTCCCGCGGGAACAACTGCCGGTTCACGTGCAGGTTCGTTGGGTGCAGCGGCTTCTCGGTGCGCCGGGCCGACGCCATCAGCACGCCGATCTTCGCAAATGCGGCGCGCGCGGAGTCGCCGGCCGTAGCCAGCGCCTTCTTCATATACCGAAGGTAGGCGCCGCCGTGCCGCGCCTCGTCGCGTGAAATCGTCTCGTAGATATGCTTGATCACCGGCTCCGTATGCCACTCGGCCGCACGGCGGTACCAGTGGTTCAACCGGATCTCGCCGCAGAAATGCAGCATCAGCGTTTCCAGCGGCGGCGCCGGGTCGAACGGGAAGCGCACCGCGTGCAACTCCTGCTCGGTCGGCACGAACTCCGGGCGAAAGCGCCGCAGATATTCCATCAATACCAGCGCATGCTTTTGTTCCTCAAAGAACCAAACGCTCATAAACGCGCAGAAGTCACTATCGCTATGGTTATCGCGCAGAAACATCTCCGTCGCCGGCAACGCGGACCATTCGGTAATCGCGTTCATCTTAATCGTGTTCGCCTGCTCGTCAGTCAGCAGCGACCCATCGAACTTGTCCCACGGGATGTCCTTTTCCATATCCCAGCGAACCGATTCGAGCGAGCGGTAGAGTTCCGGATAAAGCATGGTGTTCATGGTGCTACCTTATCAACCTGAAAAGCGTAGACTGCGT
This sequence is a window from Mycetohabitans rhizoxinica HKI 454. Protein-coding genes within it:
- a CDS encoding MlaD family protein, which encodes MENKSHAFWAGLFTIVLLVAIALTIAWFSMDRTERVPYDLVATTNVTGLRADAAVRYRGLAVGNVQNIHFDTHRPGRIVIRILVDKRVPLTHSSFASLGLQGVTGLGFIQLDDTGDDLHPLISSDENVAQIPMRPGLFDDLQRRGVALLNQMEKIAVNLQQMTDEPNRRQYLATARSIQDAASGVAALTQHLEPVTRKLPDTIDELNRTMGSVNVLATSLSNPNGPVAANLNRVGQAAEQAGVALAQLDTSMQELTARVGYETLPRVNSLADDVRQAMRSVHSAAGAINANPRALLFGAPSPEPGPGEPGFSWSSGSPR
- a CDS encoding ABC transporter ATP-binding protein, with product MTQPHALTSVALAHGAPPVAEPVIEVADLTKRYGRTVIHEHLDLDVRRGEIVSLVGGSGSGKTTLIRQILGLEVPSSGTIRIFGEDTATMSARTAQLLRNRSGMLFQHGALFSAMTVFDNIAQPLRELGKIPPALLSDIVMLKLEMVGLSGRHATKVPAALSGGMVKRVGIARALALEPELLFLDEPTAGLDPQASEEFVKLIATLHRALGLTVVMVTHDLDTIVSLSTRVAVLADRKVIVAAPLEQVAGVDHPFIREYFLGMRGRRALQALPASRRAKLPAAALEPIPDDALLEVEHAVRRGHRSEHRRPGVGVEGS
- a CDS encoding (2Fe-2S) ferredoxin domain-containing protein, whose amino-acid sequence is MTSFYQHHVFFCLNQRDPGERPSCANCGAQAMQEYAKRRIKALGLAGEGKVRINKAGCLDRCELGPVLVVYPDATWYTYVDEADIDEIIDSHLVGGRIVERLLVDAPRGGA
- a CDS encoding ferritin; protein product: MNTMLYPELYRSLESVRWDMEKDIPWDKFDGSLLTDEQANTIKMNAITEWSALPATEMFLRDNHSDSDFCAFMSVWFFEEQKHALVLMEYLRRFRPEFVPTEQELHAVRFPFDPAPPLETLMLHFCGEIRLNHWYRRAAEWHTEPVIKHIYETISRDEARHGGAYLRYMKKALATAGDSARAAFAKIGVLMASARRTEKPLHPTNLHVNRQLFPRDTVQSRLPDPEWLERWLDEQIRFDDTWEKKVIERILHNLSLLFERTFTTAQELNRYRKELTARLQRDTDVGGAEQPA
- a CDS encoding biotin--[acetyl-CoA-carboxylase] ligase; this translates as MFDHSFPLDPPDIPGKAAAGGDPRPAAARRIERERLLELLDPRPSRWALEVVYETGSTNADLAARLKQVRGVPFEPSVRVAYSQTAGRGRRGRPWLATPGNALLFSLSYLMPRAPNQLAGLSLALGATIVDGLRTLPLDDNGRLSLKWPNDILLDGAKLAGVLVETVWSTRDATALVIGVGLNVSSTDELEQQIASLHETLHATLPTVPGALSHAWPHAALTPVLGAVLNALAVGLERFGRHGFEPFRDTWVAQHAYAGQEVVVLEQGDEMARGIAYGVDEQGQLLIRTPQAIRAIATGDVSLRLAASVDAPARPAANGRVHEQPHNDDA
- a CDS encoding type III pantothenate kinase; the protein is MIDPDLTGTAGRHRLVIDAGNSRTKWALVHADGGLRQLGAFSHENPLDDAQGDVVARTAELQWDDLPTPADIWISNVAGQHVAARLSAMLDARWPGIARTTIVSRHSQCGVTNGYGEPAQLGTDRWAGMIGAHAAYPREHLLIVTLGTATTIEALRADGIFVGGLIAPGWSLMMRSLGEHTAQLPTLTPASARSALAGKPGLTFGTDTPASLCAGCALAQTGLIEHAYLTWRAELGGAPVRMVLGGGAADALAPALTVPHTRHDHLILSGLALIAQDEVATLRHSA
- a CDS encoding MlaE family ABC transporter permease, whose product is MDFETPPLLTVDAVKTSQDRSVPSGMAIRLGGQWTALSLALDQRRGGIAAKLRTLRDAAARADTLWDLSPIQRLDHVGAQALWQIWGRHLPCGLSLTDTQREIFERIALLDATREPAEPAAAIDPITRLGLAVFGFAGHLRDGITLLGGLVIDCGRLLRDPRRIPWSEISANVYAAGAQALPITALVAFLIGIVLSYLSAQQLRLFGANAYIVNILGLSIIRELGPVLAAILVAGRSGSAITAQLGVMRVTEELDAMRVMGISHGLRLILPRVIALGVAMPLLVIWTDAIALAGGMLAAQLVLNIDMSFFIRSLPSVVPVANLYLGLGKGVAFGMLIALVGCHFGLRIKPNSQSLGEGTTTSVVSSITVVMLADAVFAIMFQRIGLL
- a CDS encoding D-alanyl-D-alanine carboxypeptidase family protein, which encodes MRLTFVPSVAARAATLACVLPAALAASALIVPADALAQVPPPAVNARSWVLVDASSAQTLASANADERVEPASLTKLMTSYLVFDALKTKKISMDQTVMPGEAVRRVGTDESRMFIEANKPVTVHDLVYGMIVQSGNDAAIALAELVGGSEAHFVQMMNEAAQKLGMKNTHYADVNGMPNPQHYTSAADLAVLSAHLIRDYPEYYSIFAVKDFTYNKIKQLNRNRLLWIDPTVDGLKTGHTKAAGYCLIASAKRPLPGVPDASRRLVSVMMGEPKEHDRTQDSLKMLNYGYTAYDTVRLYKANQVIDSPRVYKGLQNAVPVGVKSDQYITVPKGVGDKIKPVLERHGPLVGPIADGQVVGTVKVVADGKVLTQFPAVALQAVPQAGIFGRLWDSSLLMLANKK
- the rfaE2 gene encoding D-glycero-beta-D-manno-heptose 1-phosphate adenylyltransferase, which codes for MLASFERKIVEWQTLLARRASLGAPVVFTNGVFDILHRGHVTYLDDARALGACLVVGVNSDASVRQLGKGDDRPINAQADRMALLAALESVDYVVMFDEATPIELIRALHPDILVKGGDYDMDKLPESALVRSWGGRALAIPFEHDRSTTKLLQRVRAR
- a CDS encoding ABC-type transport auxiliary lipoprotein family protein: MSSRIMGSLVVLLGVFTFGGCGTAGHRASPAAHRYDLGAPAIAVHSGPMSPNGVAPRAGAAAPAFGPFKLVDMGAPASLDSDGIVYRLAYAHAQQPRTYASSRWVATPAQLLTQRLRVLLGARGAVVSPGDPVSAPVLRVELLEFEQIFDKPGASRGVVALRATLLRRGRQFTQATFGADAPASSADASGGVRALAQASDVALSQLADWLASQPALALSDGAHGVPVAPSL
- a CDS encoding alpha/beta hydrolase, with amino-acid sequence MNAQTQKYRIDGPVGKIEIAIDRPDRGGAGGEPRGLALVAHPHPLFGGSLDNKVAQTLARTLVQLGYVAVRSNFRGVGATEGEHDDGRGEQDDLIAVIDHARTLPGLAGVPLVLAGFSFGTFVLSHVARRLRERGDAIERMVFVGTAASRWQVADVPLDTIVIHGELDDTVPLASVYDWARPQELPVVVIPGAEHFFHRKLHILKRVIAERWRV